The sequence CCCCGATCCAGCTCCGGGCGCCGACGTTCGCGAGGTTCGGCCCGATGAGCCCCTTCGGCGCGTTCACGGCCACGAGCGAGTGGCAGCCGACGCAGCCCTTCTGCAGGAACAGCTTCTGGCCCTGCGCCACGAGCGGATCGCCCTGCGCCGCGCTGCTGTCCTGCGCCGCGCCCGCTGCGGCGACACCCGGGCCCGCGGCGCCCGAGCCCGCGGCACTCCCGTGCGCCGACGCAAGCTGCGCCGCCGTGGCCCCGGCGCTCGTCGTCCGCGTGGCCGAGTCGGCGGGCGCGGCGGCGGGCGCCGGGGCGGGCGCCGGTTGCTGCTTCAGCGTCTCCATATGAGCGATCCATTTCTCGAACTCGGCCGGCGGCGACGCCACCACCCGATAAGCCATCCGCGCGTGCTCGATGCCGCAGAACTCCGCGCACTGCCCCGGATACTCGCCCGCCTGCTCGGCGATGAACCAGAGCCGGGTTTCCCGGTTCGGGAACACGTCGCGCTTGCCGGCAAATTGCGGAATCCAGAAGCTGTGCACCACGTCGCCCGAGCCCATCCGGAGCGAAACCGTGCGGTTGAGCGGTACGTGCAACTCGTTGGCGGTCGTAATGTGATACTCGGGGTAGCGGAACTCCCACCACCACTGATGGCCCACTACCTCGACCGTGAGCGCGCCCTTGCCCGGGGTGGCATTGGTCGTGAAGATGGCCTGCACCGTCGGCACCGCGATCGTGGCGAGGATGAGCGCCGGGATGACGGTCCACAGGATCTCGACCGTCGTGTTGCCGTGGATCTGCGGCGGCTCGGCGTCGTTCGGCCTGCCGCGGAAGCGGAACATCGCGTAGAGCAGCGCCCCTTCCACCAGCACGAACACGAGCGCCGACCACTCGACCGTCGTCCTGAACAGGTGGTCCGTGAGCCGGGCGAATTCGCCGAGCGGATGGATCGCGCTCTGCGGGTAGTCGGCCTGCGAGCATGCCGCCACGCCGAGCAGCGGGACCGATGCCAGGACGAGCAGGAGCCGGCTCAGACGCCGAGAGGGCCGAAAGCCTGAGTGCATGTCGTTGAAGACCTGTGGGCTAGGAAGCGCGCCAAACCGCACAATTATTCAATCAGCGCAGACTTTACCCACTAAATCCTGTGCGGTCAAGCAACTGGGAGCGATTGGCCCGTCGAGGCCGCCGCTGGGGCAGCAGCCGGCGTGCTTCCTGATAAGCCCATGCTCGCGCAAGAGTTATCGAAAGCATCTATCGGGATGGCAAGGGGTTGTGGTATCTTGGGTCGTGACTGCCCGACCCGGAGAGTCCCCCTTTCCGGGCGTGATGTTCATTACGACTTGGTTCGAAATCATGATACGTGAAATGCGGGAGAAGCTGAGCCGCGAAATCGACCAGCTCAGCCACGAGCTCAACGTCCTGCTTCCCCAGGCGATCGCGCAGGCCGTCGAGCTCGGCGACCTGCGGGAAAACTCGGAGTACAAGTCTGCGCTCGAGCGCCAGCAGTTCGTGCAGGCCCGCCTCGGTCAGTTGCACCATCGCCTGAATCAGTTGAGCCAGCTCGCGAACCAGGAGGCGCCATCCGACCGGGTCGGCCTGGGCTCGCGGGTCACCGTGCTCGATCTCGAGACCCGGGAAACCGATACGTACATGGTGGTGCTCGCCGAGATGATGGACATCGACGCCGGGCACATCTCGCTCGCCTCGCCCCTGGGCCGCGCCCTCAAGGATGGGCGCGTAGGCGACGAGATCAGCCTCCGCCTCCCGACCACAACCCGCATGCTCCGGATCACCGAGCTGGTGACCGTGCACCAGGTCGAGGAGGTCAACGGCAAGCGGTGACGGACTTCCCGCCCAAGCAACTGCTCGTCGTCGGCGACCGCGTGCTGCTGACACCCGAAGAGGGCGAGGAGCAGCGGACGCGGGTGGGATTGTACCTGCCGCCCACCGCGGTCGATAGCCAGCAGGTGCAGAGCGGACTCATTGTCGCCACCGGCCCCGGCGATCCCATCGCCGACGTGTCGAGCCTCGACGACGAGCCGTGGAAGATCGGCGGCGGCGAGCGCCGCTCGCGCACCATGCAGGCCAGGGTCGGCGATCACGCGATCTTCTTCCGCAAAGCCGCGGTGGAGATCACGTTCGAGGACAAGCGGTATCTGGTCGTGCCGCAGGCGGCCATCCTGGTGCTGGTGCGGCAGGACATCGAGATCTAGCCACCGAGACCGAGCGGCCCACATCGTGCCCGCGCCCGAGCATGCAGCCCCCCGCGAGTACCGCGCCCTCATGTGGGGCTCGGCGGCATTCGGTGCGCTCGCCCTGGCCGGAGCGGTCGCCGGCGCGCGCGGGCAGCTGCCTTGGCCGATCGGGCTCTTCGCCATCGCGGTCTTTCTCGTCTGCATCGTGCTCGCCGGCTGGTTCGGCTTCCGCGGCCAGCGCCAGGCGCTGGCCGCCCGCGAGCACGCCGCATGGCATCAAATGGTCGTTCTGCTCACGGCCGAGCTGGCCAAGCAGGACAGTTCGCGCCTCCGGGAGATCGCGGCGCGCGGCGGTGCCGCGGGTGCCGCCGCCGCCATGCTGCTCGAGGGCCGCGCCGAGGAGCCCTAGCGCGGGCGGGTGCCGGCGTGCAGACCCCGGCCTGTTACATCCTCTACATGGCGACCCCGCTCACGCTGAGCGAGGTGCGCTCGATGCTCCCGCCTGACGTCACCGCCGACCTCGCCTCTCCCGCCGAGCACGCCGATCTGCGCCGGCTGCATCCCGCAGCGCAGACCGTGGTCCGGCTGTTCGCGGGCGGCTGCTCGTGCGATCTCGTGCGCGCGCGCCAATCCGAAACCCGCTCCGACGAGCGCGAGCTCAGGGCGCGATGGTTTCGGGCGGGGCTCTCGCGCGACCAGGTGATCGCGGCGCTCGAGCCGCACCGGCGCGGCGGGGCGCGGACACTCCGGGCACACCGCGCCGCGCTCGCGGCGTTCGTCGTGGAGCACGCACGAAACGCGGGGCCCACGCTGTATCAGCTTCGCTTCGGCACCGCGCCCACCACCACCACGCCGGCCGGTCCCGTCGTCATGTCGGCCGCGCAGGTGCGCGCCCATCCCGATACGTGGCTCGTCGAAGGCCGCCCGGTGCTGGTCACTCCGCGCGAGCCGGCGGAGCTTGCGGCCCCATGATCCACCGCGAATCGAGCTTTCTCGGCGCCGGAGACCTGGAGCTGTATCGCCAGAGCTGGCAGCCGGACACGCCGGGCGGCGCCGCGGGCGCGCCCTCGCCTGGTCCCGTGCGCGGCGGCGTCATCCTCGTCCACGGTCTGGGCGACCACAGCGGGCTCTATGAGCCGCTGGTCGAGTCTCTCGTCAGCCACGGCCGGGCGGTGCATGCATTCGATCTGCGCGGCAACGGACGCTCGCCCGGACGCCGCGGCCATGTGCACCGATGGTCCGACTACCGCGGCGACCTCGGGCGGTTCGTCGCCCTCGTGCGGGGCGAGGAGCCCGACAGCCCGCTCCACCTGCTTGGCAACAGCCTGGGC comes from Gemmatimonadales bacterium and encodes:
- the coxB gene encoding cytochrome c oxidase subunit II, translating into MHSGFRPSRRLSRLLLVLASVPLLGVAACSQADYPQSAIHPLGEFARLTDHLFRTTVEWSALVFVLVEGALLYAMFRFRGRPNDAEPPQIHGNTTVEILWTVIPALILATIAVPTVQAIFTTNATPGKGALTVEVVGHQWWWEFRYPEYHITTANELHVPLNRTVSLRMGSGDVVHSFWIPQFAGKRDVFPNRETRLWFIAEQAGEYPGQCAEFCGIEHARMAYRVVASPPAEFEKWIAHMETLKQQPAPAPAPAAAPADSATRTTSAGATAAQLASAHGSAAGSGAAGPGVAAAGAAQDSSAAQGDPLVAQGQKLFLQKGCVGCHSLVAVNAPKGLIGPNLANVGARSWIGAGTLQNTDENLARWIMNPQAIKPGVLMPILGIKPDEAKALVAFLRTHR
- a CDS encoding GreA/GreB family elongation factor; the encoded protein is MREKLSREIDQLSHELNVLLPQAIAQAVELGDLRENSEYKSALERQQFVQARLGQLHHRLNQLSQLANQEAPSDRVGLGSRVTVLDLETRETDTYMVVLAEMMDIDAGHISLASPLGRALKDGRVGDEISLRLPTTTRMLRITELVTVHQVEEVNGKR
- a CDS encoding co-chaperone GroES family protein, which translates into the protein MTDFPPKQLLVVGDRVLLTPEEGEEQRTRVGLYLPPTAVDSQQVQSGLIVATGPGDPIADVSSLDDEPWKIGGGERRSRTMQARVGDHAIFFRKAAVEITFEDKRYLVVPQAAILVLVRQDIEI